From a region of the Gemmatimonadota bacterium genome:
- a CDS encoding (2Fe-2S)-binding protein encodes MTESLRVFVNGAGVSVPPGSTVLDAVLAADPAAADAVRGGTRAVADSRGIVVPPETVVSGGYVMRLVSARQKADAADVE; translated from the coding sequence ATGACCGAATCCTTGCGCGTCTTCGTCAACGGCGCGGGCGTCTCCGTGCCCCCCGGCAGCACCGTCCTCGACGCGGTGCTCGCCGCCGACCCCGCCGCCGCCGACGCGGTGCGCGGCGGCACGCGCGCCGTCGCCGACAGTCGAGGCATCGTCGTCCCGCCCGAGACCGTCGTCTCGGGGGGCTACGTCATGCGCCTCGTCTCCGCCCGGCAGAAGGCCGACGCCGCCGACGTGGAATGA
- the add gene encoding adenosine deaminase → MTRVTSELIRRIPKAELHCHLDGSVRPATLLDLARDQRKRMPRDDADALAEFMRVDDARNLEEYLERFSITLSVMQQAEAMERIAYELAEDAAKEGIRYLETRYAPILNIHEGLSLEAVVEASLRGLARAEREHGIVSKLVICAIRNMPPTASLELAWLAVDFKGEGVVGFDLAGGEIGNPASAHAQAFLHCEENGLPCTCHAGEGDGAGSIAQAMHTCHAHRIGHGTHLIDDPALMAEAKASGVAIECCLTSNVQTRATASYDTHPLRQYFDAGLQVSINTDNRLMSGTDLVTEYGLAAKHLGFTFDELLRLARQGFTNGFLPDAEKQALLARVDADIAALRREVR, encoded by the coding sequence ATGACGCGCGTCACGAGTGAGCTGATCCGCCGCATCCCCAAGGCGGAGCTGCACTGCCATCTCGACGGCTCGGTGCGGCCGGCGACGCTGCTCGACCTCGCGCGCGACCAGCGCAAGCGGATGCCCCGCGACGACGCCGACGCCCTCGCCGAGTTCATGCGCGTGGACGATGCGCGCAACCTCGAGGAGTACCTCGAGCGCTTCAGCATCACGCTCTCGGTGATGCAGCAGGCCGAGGCGATGGAGCGGATCGCGTACGAGCTCGCGGAGGACGCGGCGAAGGAGGGGATCCGCTACCTCGAGACGCGCTATGCGCCGATCCTCAACATCCACGAGGGGCTCTCGCTCGAGGCGGTCGTGGAAGCGTCGCTGCGCGGCCTCGCGCGCGCCGAGCGCGAGCACGGCATCGTCTCGAAGCTCGTCATCTGCGCCATCCGCAACATGCCGCCGACCGCGTCGCTCGAGCTCGCCTGGCTCGCGGTGGACTTCAAGGGTGAAGGGGTCGTGGGCTTCGACCTCGCCGGCGGCGAGATCGGCAATCCGGCCTCGGCGCACGCGCAGGCCTTCCTGCATTGCGAGGAGAACGGCCTCCCCTGTACCTGCCACGCGGGCGAAGGCGACGGCGCGGGCTCGATCGCGCAGGCGATGCACACCTGCCACGCGCACCGGATCGGCCACGGCACGCACCTCATCGATGACCCGGCGCTCATGGCCGAGGCGAAGGCGAGCGGCGTCGCGATCGAGTGCTGCCTCACGAGCAACGTGCAGACGCGGGCCACGGCGTCCTATGACACGCATCCGCTCCGGCAGTACTTCGACGCGGGACTGCAGGTGTCGATCAACACCGACAACCGCTTGATGAGCGGGACCGACCTCGTCACCGAGTACGGCCTCGCGGCGAAGCACCTCGGGTTCACGTTCGACGAACTGCTGCGCCTCGCGCGGCAGGGCTTCACGAACGGCTTCCTTCCCGACGCCGAGAAGCAGGCGCTGCTCGCGCGGGTGGACGCCGACATCGCCGCGTTGCGGCGGGAGGTCCGATGA
- a CDS encoding purine-nucleoside phosphorylase: MTGASSHGQDDAARAAAAVRERLGVRTPAAAIVLGSGLGALADRVTDATRVPYAEIPGFHAPKVEGHRGELIRGMLGGREVLLLAGRFHMYEGHDAREAAFPVRVVHALGAKVLFVSNAAGGIRRTFRPGDLMLIADHLNLMFRNPLIGPAEPGETRFPDMSAPWSPRLGTLLESAARTEGIALQRGVYAGLLGPTYETPAEIRMLERMGADAVGMSTVPEVIVGRALGMEVAGISLITNPAAGISPTPLNHAEVVEVGAQASRAFSGLVERWVGLL; encoded by the coding sequence ATGACCGGTGCGTCCTCGCATGGGCAGGACGACGCGGCGCGCGCCGCTGCCGCGGTGCGCGAGCGGCTCGGCGTGCGCACGCCGGCGGCGGCGATCGTCCTCGGCTCCGGGCTCGGCGCGCTCGCCGACCGCGTGACCGACGCGACGCGCGTGCCGTACGCGGAGATCCCCGGCTTCCATGCGCCGAAGGTCGAAGGGCATCGCGGTGAGCTCATCCGCGGGATGCTCGGCGGGCGCGAGGTGCTGCTGCTCGCCGGGCGCTTCCATATGTACGAGGGCCACGACGCGCGCGAGGCGGCGTTCCCGGTGCGCGTCGTGCACGCGCTCGGCGCCAAGGTGCTGTTCGTCTCGAACGCGGCGGGTGGCATCCGGCGCACCTTCCGCCCGGGCGACCTGATGCTCATCGCCGATCACCTCAACCTGATGTTCCGCAATCCGCTCATCGGGCCGGCGGAGCCGGGCGAGACGCGCTTCCCCGACATGAGCGCACCGTGGAGCCCGCGGCTCGGCACACTGCTGGAGTCGGCCGCCCGCACCGAGGGGATCGCGCTGCAGCGCGGCGTGTACGCCGGGCTGCTGGGCCCGACCTACGAGACGCCGGCCGAGATCCGCATGCTGGAGCGGATGGGCGCCGACGCGGTGGGGATGAGCACGGTGCCCGAGGTGATCGTCGGGCGCGCGCTGGGGATGGAGGTCGCGGGGATCTCGCTGATCACGAACCCGGCGGCGGGGATCTCGCCGACGCCGCTGAACCACGCCGAAGTGGTGGAGGTCGGCGCGCAGGCGTCGCGCGCGTTCAGCGGATTGGTGGAGCGCTGGGTCGGGCTGCTGTAG